In Bufo gargarizans isolate SCDJY-AF-19 chromosome 6, ASM1485885v1, whole genome shotgun sequence, a single genomic region encodes these proteins:
- the LOC122941497 gene encoding uncharacterized protein LOC122941497 isoform X2, translating into MERRDTDPPPMESEESNQNQPDNNNNLNAEEKLRKRKKCRQIDEKTIRKIVKSGNAFIVTFNKLLKKTEACKAQHYMERVLHSIFFFGHIHDPPISPDKFLPGRLTEGFRSQFPKPFSEYKTHLPSYTPYSILLEYMVEHLNPEDPDEFMNQLAANNESLWKISDGVGNKPTVNEFALLATVISYCCVKESNTAKVLKKAYGASVSCKGMPQREIMIALSALHVWDKAISYAVSCEGNSPPITFPEKVQCSAYKYKPKRGSYKKIPPCTKCNKMYDVEYDPEHQEHDDEEPWPYGNCAENESINKLLQMDKDIRNNICIVGKNREILMNREEIENKFKEEYEDEKKRKVRKLLKSRRFKLKSEEWKFFTPSHSL; encoded by the exons ATGGAAAGACGTGATACAGATCCTCCTCCTATGGAGAGTGAGGAGTCAAATCAGAACCAACCTGATAAT AATAATAATTTGAATGCTGAAGAGAAATTGAGAAAGAGAAA AAAATGTAGACagattgatgaaaaaacaataagaaaaatagtGAAAAGTGGAAACGCCTTCATTGTGACCTTTAATAAACTGCTCAAGAAGACAGAGGCTTGTAAGGCGCAGCACTACATGGAACGG GTCCTACattccattttcttttttggacATATCCACGACCCGCCCATCTCACCAGATAAATTCCTTCCTGGACGACTGACTGAAGGATTTAGAAGTCAGTTCCCAAAGCCTTTCAGCGAGTACAAGACCCATCTCCCTTCGTACACCCCATACTCCATTCTCCTGGAATAT ATGGTTGAACATCTAAACCCAGAAGATCCAGATGAATTTATGAATCAATTGGCGGCTAACAATGAATCACTGTGGAAGATTTCTGATGGGGTTGGAAACAAACCCACTGTCAATGAATTTGCCTTATTAGCTACTGTGATCTCATACTGCTGTGTTAAAGAGTCCAACACTGCAAAGGTCCTCAAGAAGGCTTATGGAGCTTCAGTGTCCTGTAAAGGAATGCCCCAAAGAGAAATAATGATTGCTCTATCTGCCCTGCATGTGTGGGACAAGGCCATCTCGTATGCAGTGAGTTGTGAGGGGAACAGTCCTCCTATAACGTTCCCAGAAAAAGTGCAATGTAGCGCCTATAAGTACAAACCAAAACGAGGGAGCTATAAGAAAATCCCTCCCTGTACAAAATGTAACAAAATGTATGATGTGGAGTACGACCCAGAACACCAAGAACACGACGATGAAGAACCATGGCCGTACGGAAACTGTGCTGAAAATGAGTCGATCAACAAGCTGCTGCAGATGGACAAAGACATTAGGAATAACATATGTATCGTAGGGAAAAATAGGGAAATACTGATGAATAGGGAGGAAATAGAGAATAAGTTTAAAGAAGAGTATGAggatgaaaagaaaagaaaagtcagAAAGCTCCTTAAATCTCGCAGGTTTAAGCTCAAATCAGAAGAATGGAAGTTCTTCACCCCTTCTCACTCACTTTAA
- the LOC122941592 gene encoding uncharacterized protein LOC122941592: MMSCTTVTKSFLCSPLDDMPSSHLHSCASVHGRVPSALENQKLCSKASLSELVVQMNAKNLKAVSEFVQKHYGELIKFTQVQITVHDLNGTIYMGQTYLKEGWEESYLPKITRMEVFGTLEVDYVDISPCPSEQWVILVGEDGCVYAYWNEELKLIAKSLKEFVECGKMKVYASYLYSESSDEDAESTKQSEEIQKIRQRTRDFVNNNADEFKKFLAKIKSLKQT; this comes from the exons ATGATGTCTTGCACCACCGTAACAAAATCTTTTCTCTGCTCTCCATTGGACGATATGCCAAG CTCACACCTGCACTCATGTGCATCTGTACATGGAAGAGTCCCCTCTGCTCTTGAAAACCAGAAGCTTTGTTCCAAAGCAAGCTTATCTGAATTGGTTGTGCAGATGAATG CAAAGAACCTTAAAGCCGTGTCAGAATTTGTCCAAAAACATTACGGCGAGTTGATAAAGTTCACACAAGTACAGATAACTGTTCATGATCTTAATGGCACTATCTACATGGGGCAGACATATCTGAAAGAAGGCTGGGAAGAGTCATATCTTCCAAAAATAACAAGAATGGAGGTGTTTGGCACTCTGGAGGTGGACTATGTGGACATTTCTCCCTGCCCCAGTGAGCAGTGGGTCATACTGGTGGGAGAAGATGGATGTGTCTATGCTTATTGGAATGAAGAGCTGAAGTTAATTGCAAAAAGCCTAAAAGAATTTGTAGAATGCGGCAAGATGAAAGTTTATGCATCGTATCTGTATTCTGAATCCAGTGATGAG GATGCTGAATCTACAAAACAAAGTGAAGAAATACAGAAAATCCGGCAAAGAACAAGGGATTTTGTGAACAACAATGCAGATGAGTTTAAAAAGTTCCTGGCTAAAATAAAA
- the LOC122941497 gene encoding uncharacterized protein LOC122941497 isoform X1 has product MERRDTDPPPMESEESNQNQPDNQNNNLNAEEKLRKRKKCRQIDEKTIRKIVKSGNAFIVTFNKLLKKTEACKAQHYMERVLHSIFFFGHIHDPPISPDKFLPGRLTEGFRSQFPKPFSEYKTHLPSYTPYSILLEYMVEHLNPEDPDEFMNQLAANNESLWKISDGVGNKPTVNEFALLATVISYCCVKESNTAKVLKKAYGASVSCKGMPQREIMIALSALHVWDKAISYAVSCEGNSPPITFPEKVQCSAYKYKPKRGSYKKIPPCTKCNKMYDVEYDPEHQEHDDEEPWPYGNCAENESINKLLQMDKDIRNNICIVGKNREILMNREEIENKFKEEYEDEKKRKVRKLLKSRRFKLKSEEWKFFTPSHSL; this is encoded by the exons ATGGAAAGACGTGATACAGATCCTCCTCCTATGGAGAGTGAGGAGTCAAATCAGAACCAACCTGATAAT CAGAATAATAATTTGAATGCTGAAGAGAAATTGAGAAAGAGAAA AAAATGTAGACagattgatgaaaaaacaataagaaaaatagtGAAAAGTGGAAACGCCTTCATTGTGACCTTTAATAAACTGCTCAAGAAGACAGAGGCTTGTAAGGCGCAGCACTACATGGAACGG GTCCTACattccattttcttttttggacATATCCACGACCCGCCCATCTCACCAGATAAATTCCTTCCTGGACGACTGACTGAAGGATTTAGAAGTCAGTTCCCAAAGCCTTTCAGCGAGTACAAGACCCATCTCCCTTCGTACACCCCATACTCCATTCTCCTGGAATAT ATGGTTGAACATCTAAACCCAGAAGATCCAGATGAATTTATGAATCAATTGGCGGCTAACAATGAATCACTGTGGAAGATTTCTGATGGGGTTGGAAACAAACCCACTGTCAATGAATTTGCCTTATTAGCTACTGTGATCTCATACTGCTGTGTTAAAGAGTCCAACACTGCAAAGGTCCTCAAGAAGGCTTATGGAGCTTCAGTGTCCTGTAAAGGAATGCCCCAAAGAGAAATAATGATTGCTCTATCTGCCCTGCATGTGTGGGACAAGGCCATCTCGTATGCAGTGAGTTGTGAGGGGAACAGTCCTCCTATAACGTTCCCAGAAAAAGTGCAATGTAGCGCCTATAAGTACAAACCAAAACGAGGGAGCTATAAGAAAATCCCTCCCTGTACAAAATGTAACAAAATGTATGATGTGGAGTACGACCCAGAACACCAAGAACACGACGATGAAGAACCATGGCCGTACGGAAACTGTGCTGAAAATGAGTCGATCAACAAGCTGCTGCAGATGGACAAAGACATTAGGAATAACATATGTATCGTAGGGAAAAATAGGGAAATACTGATGAATAGGGAGGAAATAGAGAATAAGTTTAAAGAAGAGTATGAggatgaaaagaaaagaaaagtcagAAAGCTCCTTAAATCTCGCAGGTTTAAGCTCAAATCAGAAGAATGGAAGTTCTTCACCCCTTCTCACTCACTTTAA